A genomic stretch from Falco naumanni isolate bFalNau1 chromosome 4, bFalNau1.pat, whole genome shotgun sequence includes:
- the LOC121087991 gene encoding acrosin-like, producing the protein MLLVVMDFLLLLVVLLAMCCPVHGSWDSCGGTCGLRPAAFHYGMSRVVGGRDAQPGAWPWIVSIEAPLEGGTAHICGGSLISPQWVLTSAHCFIEARNITMWLVVVGATQLTQLGPEAQVRNIKRLLVHQHFNNITQRNDIALLELEQPVQCNSYVQLACVPDASLRVSELTECYVSGWGARTARAGGSAYVLQEAQVHLIDVRVCNSSGWYKGAIHTHNICAGYPQGGIDTCQGDSGGPLVCQDKSADYFWLVGLTSWGMGCARAKKPGVYTSTQHFYNWILEQMGLHTAVATTARPQPAFTSTPVHRPTPTEAGRFIPCPLPVQKLRDFLSWLQKLVQFLIGEKF; encoded by the exons ATGTTGCTGGTAGTGATGgactttctcctcctcctcgttgtcctgctggccatgtgcTGTCCTGTTCATGGCTCATGGGACAGCTGTGG AGGCACCTGCGGCCTTCGGCCTGCGGCTTTTCACTACGGCATGTCGCGCGTTGTGGGTGGCAGAGATGCCCAGCCAGGGGCCTGGCCTTGGATCGTCAGCATCGAGGCTCCCTTGGAAGGAGGCACGGCGCACATCTGCGGGGGCTCCCTCATCAGCCCACAGTGGGTCCTCACATCAGCCCACTGCTTCATCGAGGCCAG GAACATCACCATGTGGCTGGTGGTGGTAGGTGCCACCCAGCTGACCCAGCTGGGACCTGAGGCCCAGGTGCGCAACATCAAGCGACTGCTGGTTCACCAGCACTTCAATAATATCACACAGAGGAACGACATTGCCTTGCTGGAACTGGAGCAGCCTGTCCAGTGCAACAGCTATGTACAGCTTGCCTGCGTGCCCGATGCCTCGCTGAGAGTCTCGGAGCTGACAGAGTGCTACGTCAGTGGCTGGGGTGCCAGGACTGCAAGAG CTGGAGGATCGGCAtatgtgctgcaggaggcccagGTCCACCTCATTGATGTCAGGGTCTGTAACAGCAGCGGCTGGTACAAAGGGGCCATCCACACCCACAACATCTGTGCTGGCTATCCGCAGGGTGGCATCGACACCTGCCAG ggggacagcggtGGGCCTCTTGTGTGCCAAGACAAGAGCGCTGACTACTTCTGGCTTGTTGGCCTGACCAGCTGGGGGATGGGCTGTGCGAGAGCAAAGAAGCCCGGAGTCTACACCTCCACCCAGCACTTCTACAACTGGATCCTGGAACAGATGGGCCTGCACACAGCAGTAGCGACTACTGCAAGGCCGCAGCCAGCCTTCACCTCCACCCCCGTTCACAGGCCAACACCAACAGAAGCAGGAAGGTTTATACCCTGCCCACTTCCAGTGCAGAAGCTGCGGGATTTCCTTTCTTGGCTGCAGAAGTTGGTGCAGTTCCTAATAGGAGAAAAGTTTTGA